A part of Arachis hypogaea cultivar Tifrunner chromosome 12, arahy.Tifrunner.gnm2.J5K5, whole genome shotgun sequence genomic DNA contains:
- the LOC112730230 gene encoding LRR receptor-like serine/threonine-protein kinase IOS1 isoform X1 produces the protein MLHSLFLLLGALSLLTLVIGQDQSGFISIDCGLPENFSYTEKNTGINYISDANFIDSGVSKTLSPEDRITHQQQFSYLRSFPNGVRNCYKINMTSGVDYLIRASFLYGNYDGLNKLPQFELHVGPNVWETVKFTNSSISVNYEIIYSSSQDHIHLCLANTGTGTPFISVIELRTLPNDTYSISIQSVGSLARVLRLDLGSITNLTYRLNETQKVQGEEEKGSFYLFFLIHNTHSLSHSFAHAPVTIDTIFLTQYSNLCAALNEIVLQ, from the exons ATGCTACATTCTCTTTTTCTCCTGCTTGGAGCTCTTTCTCTCTTAACACTGGTCATAGGGCAGGATCAATCAG GATTCATTAGCATAGATTGTGGATTACCTGAAAATTTTAGCTACACTGAAAAGAACACAGGAATCAATTATATTTCAGATGCTAATTTCATTGATTCCGGTGTGAGTAAGACTCTATCGCCTGAAGATAGGATTACTCATCAACAACAATTTAGTTACCTAAGGAGTTTCCCTAATGGTGTGAGAAACTGTTACAAAATAAACATGACAAGTGGTGTTGATTATTTAATCAGAGCTAGTTTCTTGTACGGAAACTATGATGGTCTTAATAAACTCCCACAATTTGAACTTCATGTTGGACCAAATGTGTGGGAAACAGTGAAATTCACAAACTCATCAATCAGCGTAAACTATGAGATCATCTACTCTTCATCACAGGATCATATACATCTCTGTCTCGCTAACACAGGCACTGGGACACCGTTTATTTCGGTAATAGAATTGAGGACTTTGCCAAATGATACTTACAGCATTAGCATACAGTCGGTTGGATCATTGGCACGTGTCCTAAGACTAGATCTCGGTTCCATCACCAACTTAACATACAG GTTGAATGAAACTCAAAAGGTTCAAggagaagaggaaaaaggaagtttttatttattttttcttatacaCAACACACACTCACTTAGTCACTCATTTGCACACGCTCCTGTTACTATAGATACTATATTCCTCACTCAATACTCAAATCTTTGTGCAGCTCTCAATGAGATAGTTTTGCAATGA
- the LOC112730231 gene encoding uncharacterized protein — protein MTGLMKKYGIIPKVATAYHSQTNGQAEVSNREIKRILEKMVKAHRRDWSSRLGDALWAYRTAYKTPIGMSPFWLIYGKACHLPIEVEHKTYWDVKECNSGLGGARVERKLQLEELECIRLEAYKNSRLYKEKVKAVHDRNIRRREFRAGDQVLYNSRLRLMSGKLRSRWDGPYVVEKVESYGVVHLSHPSNPTFFKVNGHHLKLYHGAKVKNNKVLEIFLLKDPAKEED, from the coding sequence atgACAGGTTTGATGAAGAAATATGGCATTATTCCCAAGGTGGCTACGGCTTATCATTCCCAAACAAATGGCCAGGCCGAAGTGTCTAATAGAGAAATTAAGCGCATACTCGAGAAGATGGTTAAAGCTCATAGGAGGGATTGGAGCTCTAGGCTTGGAGATGCGCTATGGGCTTATCGGACGGCTTACAAGACACCGATTGGCATGAGTCCATTCTGGCTAATCTACGGAAAAGCTTGTCACCTTCcgatagaggtggaacacaagacTTATTGGGATGTGAAGGAATGTAATTCCGGATTGGGAGGAGCCAGAGTTGAAAGGAAATTACAATTGGAAGAATTGGAGTGCATTCGGTTAGAAGCTTATAAAAACTCAAGGCTCTATAAAGAAAAGGTGAAGGCGGTACATGATCGGAACATCAGGAGAAGAGAGTTTAGAGCTGGAGATCAAGTCCTCTATAACTCCAGATTGAGATTGATGTCGGGCAAATTAAGGTCAAGATGGGATGGACCAtatgtggtggagaaggttgaatcATATGGTGTAGTCCACTTGAGCCATCCCTCAAACCCTACATTCTTCAAGGTTAATGGCCACCATTTAAAACTTTACCATGGTgcaaaagtgaagaacaacaaggTGCTGGAGATATTTCTCTTGAAAGACCCAGCCAAGGAAGAGGATTGA